A genomic window from Deltaproteobacteria bacterium includes:
- a CDS encoding SDR family oxidoreductase, translating to MAKRLEGRAGVVTGAGRGIGRAVAELLAAEGAAVVVNDLGAEVDGTGASRRVADEVVEAIRARGGTAVANADSVADFAAAERIVETAVKEFGAIDILVNNAGILRDRMIFNMSAEEWDAVIAVHLKGTFNCTRHATRRMREQRRGRIISISSTSGVYGNSGQANYGAAKDGIAGLTRVVARDVGRYGITANAVCPGAMTRMTQTVPQAARAIRAERGLSTGAGERRFPLRNFGPENVAPWVVYLATDAARTINGQLFLVMAGMVALLNYPAPVRTIVKDGRWTPEEIATIFPHTLGQDLPNPAPPKTASDAS from the coding sequence ATGGCGAAGCGGCTCGAGGGCAGGGCAGGGGTGGTCACGGGCGCGGGGCGCGGCATCGGTCGCGCCGTCGCGGAGCTGCTCGCAGCCGAGGGGGCGGCGGTCGTCGTGAACGACCTCGGCGCCGAGGTCGACGGCACCGGCGCCTCGCGCCGCGTCGCCGACGAGGTGGTGGAGGCGATCCGCGCCCGCGGCGGCACGGCGGTCGCCAACGCCGACAGCGTCGCCGACTTCGCGGCCGCCGAGCGCATCGTCGAGACGGCGGTCAAGGAGTTCGGCGCGATCGACATCCTGGTGAACAACGCCGGCATCCTGCGCGACCGCATGATCTTCAACATGAGCGCGGAGGAGTGGGACGCGGTCATCGCCGTCCACCTGAAGGGCACGTTCAACTGCACCCGGCACGCCACCCGGCGCATGCGCGAACAGCGCCGCGGGCGGATCATCTCCATCTCGTCCACCTCCGGTGTCTACGGCAACTCGGGGCAGGCGAACTACGGCGCGGCCAAGGACGGCATCGCGGGGCTGACGCGCGTCGTCGCGCGCGACGTCGGCCGCTACGGCATCACGGCGAACGCCGTCTGCCCCGGGGCGATGACGCGCATGACCCAGACTGTCCCCCAGGCGGCGCGCGCGATACGCGCCGAGCGCGGCCTCTCGACGGGCGCGGGCGAGCGCCGCTTCCCCCTCCGCAACTTCGGCCCCGAGAACGTCGCGCCCTGGGTCGTCTACCTCGCCACCGACGCGGCCCGGACCATCAACGGGCAGCTCTTCCTCGTGATGGCGGGGATGGTGGCGCTCCTCAACTACCCGGCGCCCGTGCGCACCATCGTCAAGGACGGCCGCTGGACCCCCGAGGAGATCGCGACCATCTTCCCCCACACCCTAGGCCAAGACCTGCCGAACCCGGCCCCACCGAAGACCGCGTCAGACGCATCCTAA
- a CDS encoding SDR family oxidoreductase codes for MADMLAGRVAVVTGAGRGIGRGVALGLAAEGAQVVVNDYGVALDGSVPSSGPAFDVVEEIRRAGGRAVPNTDSVATWEGAARIIGTALETWGRLDALVTCAGILRDRMVFNMSEEEWDAVIAVHLKGTFNCVRHACAHMRERRYGRIVTFSSGAGLFGNPGQANYGAAKSAIGGLTKVAARDLGKYGVTVNAICPVAGTRMTVNEEVRRARELRRQQGIQREDRGVAQIEELDPDDVAPMVVYLASEHAGGVNGQFFLCFGGQVALVSQPRPVKTLYKSDGNWTLEELERLAPTTVLEGLVNPAPPKEG; via the coding sequence ATGGCAGACATGCTCGCCGGCCGCGTCGCGGTCGTCACTGGCGCGGGCCGCGGCATCGGCCGGGGCGTCGCCCTCGGGCTCGCCGCCGAGGGCGCGCAGGTGGTCGTGAACGACTACGGCGTCGCCCTCGACGGCAGCGTGCCCTCGAGCGGCCCCGCTTTCGATGTGGTCGAGGAGATCCGCCGCGCCGGCGGCCGGGCCGTCCCCAACACCGACTCGGTCGCCACCTGGGAGGGCGCCGCGCGCATCATCGGCACGGCGCTCGAGACGTGGGGCCGTCTCGATGCGCTCGTCACCTGCGCCGGCATCCTGCGCGACCGGATGGTCTTCAACATGAGTGAGGAGGAGTGGGACGCGGTCATCGCCGTCCATCTGAAGGGCACCTTCAACTGCGTCCGCCACGCCTGCGCGCACATGCGCGAGCGGCGCTACGGGCGGATCGTCACCTTCAGCTCGGGCGCGGGGCTGTTCGGCAACCCGGGGCAGGCGAACTACGGCGCCGCCAAGTCGGCGATCGGCGGCCTCACCAAGGTGGCGGCGCGCGACCTCGGGAAGTACGGCGTCACCGTGAACGCCATCTGCCCCGTCGCTGGCACGCGCATGACGGTCAACGAGGAGGTGCGGCGGGCGCGCGAGCTGCGGCGGCAGCAGGGCATCCAGCGCGAGGACCGCGGTGTCGCCCAGATCGAGGAGCTCGACCCCGACGACGTGGCCCCCATGGTCGTCTACCTGGCGAGCGAGCACGCCGGCGGTGTCAACGGGCAGTTCTTCCTCTGTTTCGGGGGCCAGGTGGCGCTCGTCTCGCAGCCCCGGCCGGTGAAGACCCTCTACAAGTCGGACGGCAACTGGACGCTCGAGGAGCTGGAGCGCCTGGCGCCGACGACGGTCCTGGAAGGGCTCGTGAACCCCGCGCCGCCAAAGGAGGGCTGA
- a CDS encoding MFS transporter, with protein MLHRARGSGRGGRSSGSLPPPMLLSEHDRPTALHYRILALTWAGWLFDFYDLILYTFLLAPISRELGLGREAHAVLLGASLGATALGGALFGYLADRHGRRAVLQWSILTYSAGTVLCGLAPGVATLLAARVVTGLGVGGEWAIGHALLGESVPARLRGRFGALLQTGAPVGVGLAALVGSFVEPAIGWRAAFIVSGLPALLVTAIRRALPESDLWLARCGAAPPVGELFAPSLRRTVAFAFGLAVLNMSSYWFTYTWLPTYLTEDRGLSIAASGWKILVVVAGELLGYASFGWVSDRFGRKPAFSLYATLMAAGLVSITLLWPAIVEWPPLLLLCLGLVGFGTGTWSNFGPMFAELFPTRLRTTAVGSVFNAARGAQFVAPLVVAAMARHYGLGGGIALAAGFALAAAGWVWLLPETRGRRIEA; from the coding sequence ATGCTACACCGGGCGCGCGGCTCTGGTCGAGGCGGGCGCTCGTCGGGTAGCCTCCCGCCCCCGATGCTGCTCAGCGAGCACGATCGCCCGACCGCGCTCCACTACCGCATCCTGGCCCTCACCTGGGCGGGCTGGCTCTTCGATTTCTACGACCTCATCCTCTACACGTTCCTGCTCGCACCGATCTCGCGCGAGCTCGGCCTAGGGCGCGAGGCGCACGCCGTGCTCCTCGGCGCCTCGCTCGGCGCGACGGCGCTCGGCGGCGCGCTCTTCGGCTACCTCGCCGACCGCCACGGGCGGCGCGCGGTCCTCCAGTGGTCGATCCTCACCTACAGCGCCGGGACGGTGCTGTGCGGGCTCGCCCCCGGGGTCGCGACGCTCCTCGCGGCGCGCGTGGTCACCGGCCTCGGCGTGGGCGGCGAGTGGGCGATCGGCCACGCGCTCCTCGGCGAGAGCGTCCCGGCGCGGCTGCGCGGCCGCTTCGGCGCGCTCCTGCAGACCGGCGCGCCGGTGGGCGTGGGGCTCGCGGCGCTGGTCGGGAGCTTCGTGGAGCCGGCGATCGGCTGGCGCGCCGCGTTCATCGTCTCCGGGCTCCCCGCGCTGCTCGTGACCGCGATCCGCCGCGCGCTCCCCGAGTCGGACCTCTGGCTCGCACGCTGCGGCGCCGCGCCGCCCGTCGGCGAGCTGTTCGCGCCGAGCCTCCGCCGCACCGTGGCCTTCGCCTTCGGCCTCGCCGTCCTCAACATGTCCTCGTACTGGTTCACCTACACCTGGCTGCCGACGTATCTGACGGAGGACCGCGGGCTCTCGATCGCCGCCTCGGGCTGGAAGATCCTGGTCGTCGTGGCGGGGGAGCTGCTCGGCTACGCTTCGTTCGGCTGGGTCTCGGACCGCTTCGGGCGAAAGCCGGCCTTCAGCCTCTACGCGACCCTCATGGCCGCGGGGCTGGTCTCGATCACGCTCCTCTGGCCGGCGATCGTCGAGTGGCCGCCGCTCCTCCTCCTCTGCCTCGGGCTGGTCGGCTTCGGCACGGGGACGTGGTCCAACTTCGGCCCCATGTTCGCCGAGCTGTTCCCGACCCGGCTGCGCACGACGGCGGTCGGCTCGGTGTTCAACGCGGCGCGCGGCGCGCAGTTCGTGGCACCGCTGGTCGTTGCGGCCATGGCGCGCCACTATGGTCTCGGCGGCGGGATCGCCCTCGCCGCCGGCTTCGCGCTGGCGGCCGCCGGCTGGGTCTGGCTGCTGCCCGAGACGCGCGGACGACGGATCGAAGCGTGA